TTCCAGACCGGCGCGCCGGTCTGGTCGCGTTCCAGCACCACCTGCTTGGTGTTGTCGTACAGGATGGTCTGGGTGATCCCGCCGAAATAGGCGAAGGCGTTCACGTGACAGCGGATGAAGCTGGCGGTATCGGCCTTGCGGATGAACTCGACGTACAACGCCCGTGACCAGCCCAGCACCATGACGAACGCCCAGATGGAACACGTCTGGCCCTCGAGATTCCGGTAGCTGTACCGACCGAAGTCCACCTGCGCCTGTTCTCCGGGCTGGGTTTCGAAACGGGTGGTCAGGCGCTGGGCGGACACCTGTGTCCGCCGAAATGGGCGCACAAAGTCCTTGACGACGGTGTACTGCCCGTCGTAGCCGCGTTCCTGCAGTTCGCGGAACAACACCACGGCGTTCAGGACGCCCAGCTCGATCCGGCCTGTCAAAAACGCTGTGAACGGGGCCAGCTTGCTGCCCCGAGGTGTGCGTCGGCGTGGCTGTGGGAGGCCGGGATCGCGGAGGTATTTCTTGACGGTGTTCCGACTGACGTCCAGGGTTTTGGCGATGCCGCTGATGGATTGACCTGCTGCCTTGAGCTCGATGATGTGCCGCACCTGTGCGCCTCCAAGCATGCCGACCTCCGACTCGCAGTGAATCGCAGATCGTGGGGGGCTCCGACCTCGGCATGGTCAATTTGACGTTCACCCATTGATCGATCCAGCCCGAATGAGCCCAGCGTACTTCAGCCCGCCAACTGGCGGGCGAACTCCTGAGGTGTGAGGTTCCCAAGGGAGCTGTGCGGCCGCACAACGTTGTAATCCCGCCGCCAGATGGCGAGGCTGAGCCTCGCCTGCGGCACGCTCAGGAACCAGTGGACGTTCAGGAACTCGTCCCGCATCCGTCCGTTAAAGCTCTCGATATAGGCGTTCTGGACGGGTTTTCCAGGATCGATGAACTGATGGGTGATGCCCTGGATGTACGCCCACTGATCCAATGCCCGGCCCGTGAACTCCGGCCCGTTGTCGGTCAAGAGTACCGCGGGCTTACCGCGTT
This Deinococcus metalli DNA region includes the following protein-coding sequences:
- the istA gene encoding IS21 family transposase, with the protein product MRHIIELKAAGQSISGIAKTLDVSRNTVKKYLRDPGLPQPRRRTPRGSKLAPFTAFLTGRIELGVLNAVVLFRELQERGYDGQYTVVKDFVRPFRRTQVSAQRLTTRFETQPGEQAQVDFGRYSYRNLEGQTCSIWAFVMVLGWSRALYVEFIRKADTASFIRCHVNAFAYFGGITQTILYDNTKQVVLERDQTGAPVW